GAAGGATTTCATTCCTCACTATGGGCTTGAAGGTAAAAAAATCCAGTATATCAACCGGGATCAAGCCACCTTGTCGTCTTTAAAGGCCGGGGAGTTATCACGCCCGAGTTTATTGGTGACCTATACGCCCTATGACATCCAGCTGGAAAAACAGGGATTTGCAGAGGTCGCTTCCACTAAAGATGGCTTGAATCTTTTGGTGGTGGATGCGTTGTTTACACGTGAATCTTCTCTGAATAAACACCGTAAACAATTTGAAGAGCTAAAAAAGTTGGTTAACAAGGCCACAGAAGCGCTCAAACAAAATCCACAAGAATTCTATACAACAATCAAGCCTTATATGCTAGAACTCAGTTATGAGGAGTTTGTGCAATCCCTTGATAGTATTGTTTGGATCAACAGTGGCATAAGTCCTGAACTTGAAGAACGTATTCAGGAACTAGGCTTTCCAATTAGAGGGTTGATTTAAGTGCGCTTGAGCATCAAACATTTCATGATAATCAACTTATTGACCATATTGGTCATCCTCTATGCAATTTTCGCAGATTATTATCAAGAGCAGAAAAGCCATACCGCTGAGGTTATTCTGGGCAGTTTAAAAGATGATATGTCGGAAATCAGTTATTTGCTGTCTAAGCAGATAGTAGACAAGAAAATGGTTCGAACCACTCGTTCTTTGCTGGATAGGGCAGTGTCAAACAATGACTTTATTAAGGCGATTATGATTCTAGATGACCAGAAGGTTTTACTGACGACTGACCCAAGATACCGAAAAGTTCCAGATAAAAAAAATGTATTTCTTGATCCAGATTTGAGCGCAGAAAATATATTGCTGGACCATGTCGGGTTTGAGGGGACTATTAGATTTTATAAAGGAAAAGATCTACAGAAACTAACGCTGGTATTTTTATTTGATCATCAAGAGGCGGCGGCTTTCTTAAATCAAAACAGTTTAAAATTTTTGCTGTATTTTGGCTTGTTGCCCGGTTTGATTATCCTTGTGATGTGGTTATTGATGATTCGCTACATTATCAAACCGTTGGAACGTTTACGTCAATATGCCTATTACCAGAGTGAAACACCAAGTGTTTTCAATCTCAAAGAGCTTGAATATATTCGCAGCTCAATGGCTCAGACTTTTTCACGTTTAGATAGTGAACAAAAAGAACTTTTTAACTTAGCTAGAACTGATTCTTTGAGTGGGTTGGCAAATCGTCATGCTTTAAATGAGAATCTAAAATGTTTGATTGCTGATGCTGCTCGAAAAAATTATGAATTTGCGTATTTGTTTTTGGATTTAGACAACTTTAAAGCGGTGAATGATGCTCTTGGTCATAATGTTGGTGATGAGTTATTGCAACAGGTCGCAGGAGTAATCTCAGAGGTGCTTCGAACCAATGATTTTGTGGCTCGTGTTGGTGGCGATGAGTTTGTCATAGTTTTGCATGACTACGAGTCTTTAAGCGAGATTTCAAATATATTGGAAAGAATTCAAAGTCGTTTAAATGTTCCGTGGATCATTCAGGGACACCCAATAAAGATTACCAGTAGTATCGGTATAGCGCTTTATCCAAAGGACGCTCAAGATATGATTGGGTTAATGAAATCTTCAGATATTGCTATGTATGAAGCCAAGAAGCGAGGCCGCAATCAGCATTATTTTTATACTGAAGAGTTAAATGTTACGGTGCAAAAAAATATAGCACTGGATAAAGCAATGCGGCAAGCTCTGGAAGACCATGAATATCATTTGTATTACCAACCTAAAGTGAATCTGCTGAATGGAGATATCATCGGCCTAGAAGCGCTGATCAGATGGTTTAGTCCTACTAAAGGAATGATAATGCCTGATCAATTCATTCCTTTGGCGGAGGAAAATGGTTTTATTTTAGAGTTGGGAAAATGGGTGTTACAAGAAGCTTTTCGTCAACAGAAAATATGGCAGCAACAAGGAATGGATCTGCATGTGTCAGTCAATGTAGCCACAAAGCAACTTTTGGATAATCAATTCGAGTCTTTATTAGAACATCTTGTTAAAGAAACAGGTGTTGATCCAAATAAGATTCACTTGGAAATCACTGAATATTTATTTATGGACCAAAACGACAAAAACCTAAATCTAATGAAGCGCT
Above is a window of Thiomicrorhabdus sediminis DNA encoding:
- a CDS encoding ABC transporter substrate-binding protein, giving the protein MFKKLAIFLSLLFSLTGCSQNEYSQLKISATTWVGYSPLFYAKEKGWLDDLNIKLLHVVSLSENMYLFEAGNADAYVGTQYEYSLLIEKDPSLMPVMLFDRSYGGDIILSNVSLAELQNTSETIDAYLEMDSINSTLLKDFIPHYGLEGKKIQYINRDQATLSSLKAGELSRPSLLVTYTPYDIQLEKQGFAEVASTKDGLNLLVVDALFTRESSLNKHRKQFEELKKLVNKATEALKQNPQEFYTTIKPYMLELSYEEFVQSLDSIVWINSGISPELEERIQELGFPIRGLI
- a CDS encoding putative bifunctional diguanylate cyclase/phosphodiesterase, giving the protein MRLSIKHFMIINLLTILVILYAIFADYYQEQKSHTAEVILGSLKDDMSEISYLLSKQIVDKKMVRTTRSLLDRAVSNNDFIKAIMILDDQKVLLTTDPRYRKVPDKKNVFLDPDLSAENILLDHVGFEGTIRFYKGKDLQKLTLVFLFDHQEAAAFLNQNSLKFLLYFGLLPGLIILVMWLLMIRYIIKPLERLRQYAYYQSETPSVFNLKELEYIRSSMAQTFSRLDSEQKELFNLARTDSLSGLANRHALNENLKCLIADAARKNYEFAYLFLDLDNFKAVNDALGHNVGDELLQQVAGVISEVLRTNDFVARVGGDEFVIVLHDYESLSEISNILERIQSRLNVPWIIQGHPIKITSSIGIALYPKDAQDMIGLMKSSDIAMYEAKKRGRNQHYFYTEELNVTVQKNIALDKAMRQALEDHEYHLYYQPKVNLLNGDIIGLEALIRWFSPTKGMIMPDQFIPLAEENGFILELGKWVLQEAFRQQKIWQQQGMDLHVSVNVATKQLLDNQFESLLEHLVKETGVDPNKIHLEITEYLFMDQNDKNLNLMKRLRSKGFSISLDDFGTGYSSLSYLKTFPISELKIDKAFVRDYNTPDGAVFLETIVKMGQTLKLQVIAEGVETEAQARYLKKIGCECYQGYLCSKPLPVKELDTFYLKHKSCMLED